Genomic window (Acidobacteriota bacterium):
CATGGCATTCGGCAGGGGCTCAAGCACCACTGCCATGACTTCAATCGCGTCCTCTTTACTCATCGACCCCCTGAACCAGTTCTCAGTTCCCAGTTCTCAGTTCTCAGAAAAACCCAGATCCGCGAGTTCTCTGGTTTTACCGAGAACTGAGAACTGGGAACCGAGAACTGATTTCTTTACTGGGTCAAAATCATCGGGCCCTGTTTGGTAACCGCTACACAGTGCTCGAAATGTGCGCTGTAGCTGCCATCGACGGTTACGGCAGTCCACTTGTCGCCCAAAACCTTTGCCTCGGGACGTCCCGAATTCACCATTGGCTCGATCGCCAATACCATTCCTTCGGTGAGTTCGATGCCCTGGCCCTTTTTGCCGAAATTCGGAATCTGCGGCGCTTCATGCAGTTTTGTTCCGATTCCGTGCCCAACAAACTCGCGCACTACGCTGAAACCGTTTGCCTCAACGTATTTCTGGATCGCCGATCCCACATGCCCGATCGTATTGCCGATCCGTGCTTGCTCGATTCCCTTGTACAACGAGGCTTCCGTAACCTCGAGCAGCTTCTTCAATTCGTCCGTGAGCTTTTCACCCACCGGTACGGTGATCGCGGCGTCTCCGTAGTACCCGTCGAGCACCACTCCACAATCGACGGACACGATGTCGCCCGCTTTCAGCACCCGCTTTTCAGACGGGATCCCGTGCACAATTTCTTCGTTCACCGAAGTACACAGCACACAGGGATAACCGTAGTATCCCTTGAACGCCGGTTTGGCTCCCAAGTCCGTGATCAGCTTGTCGGCTGCTTTTTCCAGGTCCATGGTCGTGGCCCCCGGAGCAACCAGCGTTTTCACGTGGTCCAAAACCTGACGAACCAGTTGTCCGCTGCGCCGCATCTTCTCGATCTCTTCCGGCGACTTGCGAACGATTTTGTCGTCTCCAAAACTCATGATTCCGGCTATGCCGTTCCGTCCGTTACTCGCATCCCGCGTGGCTCTCAATCGCCGCGAAGATGTCGGCTGTTACCTCATCCATCGAGCGATCCGCGTCCAGCGGGATCAGATTGCCCTTGGCCTGGTAGTACTCTGCGACCGGCTTGGTCTGGATCTCATACGCCGCCAGACGGGGCCGTATGACCTCGTCGCGATCGTCATCCCGTTGGACCAGCTTGGAACCGTCCAGGTCGCACAACTCGTCGACGTGAGGCGGTTGAGTGTGGAGGTTGTAAATCCGCCCACAGGTTGGACAGGAACGTCGCCCGGTAAGCCGTAGCAGTAATTGAGTATAGTCGACATCCATCCGGATCACAACCGGCGAACACTTCTCCAACTTGTCAAAGAGCTCTTGTGGCAGATAAGCATCCAGCCATGCTGCCTGGGCGGCGGTCCTGGGAAACCCGTCCAGAATGAAGCCTCGCTGGCAATCCGGCTGAACCAGCCGGTCTGCAACGATGCCATAAAGCAACTCGTCCGGAACCAACTTGCCCTGTTCCATGAACCCCTTGGCT
Coding sequences:
- the map gene encoding type I methionyl aminopeptidase; amino-acid sequence: MSFGDDKIVRKSPEEIEKMRRSGQLVRQVLDHVKTLVAPGATTMDLEKAADKLITDLGAKPAFKGYYGYPCVLCTSVNEEIVHGIPSEKRVLKAGDIVSVDCGVVLDGYYGDAAITVPVGEKLTDELKKLLEVTEASLYKGIEQARIGNTIGHVGSAIQKYVEANGFSVVREFVGHGIGTKLHEAPQIPNFGKKGQGIELTEGMVLAIEPMVNSGRPEAKVLGDKWTAVTVDGSYSAHFEHCVAVTKQGPMILTQ
- a CDS encoding adenylate kinase encodes the protein MANASTPKIGPIILLGPPGAGKGTQAKRIVSHYGIPQVSTGDLLREHVTRGTELGRKAKGFMEQGKLVPDELLYGIVADRLVQPDCQRGFILDGFPRTAAQAAWLDAYLPQELFDKLEKCSPVVIRMDVDYTQLLLRLTGRRSCPTCGRIYNLHTQPPHVDELCDLDGSKLVQRDDDRDEVIRPRLAAYEIQTKPVAEYYQAKGNLIPLDADRSMDEVTADIFAAIESHAGCE